The genomic region CTGTTCTCGAATTGGAATCGAGGAAGAAACGATGAATTTCATCGGAAAGACAAACGGACATTCAGTTCAAGTTAATGTTCAACAAGAACGCGGCACGCAGCCGCAAGCAATATTACGTTGCGTTGACAATGCGAATTTCATGCCATTCCTAGATGATGAAAGCGTGCAACTTATTATAACATCACCGCCATACAATATCGGCAAATCTTACGAAACACGCACTCCACTAGACAAGTATTTGAATGAACAAAGAGAGCTAATTGTTGAATGTCATCGTGCATTAGCTCCATCCGGCTCAATATGTTGGCAAGTCGGCAATCACGTTGACAATGGCGAAGTTTTTCCTCTGGATATCCTACTATATCCAATTTTTGTTGAATTGGGAATGAAGCTCCGAAATAGAATTGTCTGGCATTTCGAGCATGGGCTACATTGTTCAAAGCGCTTGTCAGGTCGACATGAAACTATTCTATGGTTTACTAAAACAGATGCATATACTTTTAATCTAGACCCAATTAGGGTTCCGTCCAAGTATCCAAATAAAAAGCACTTTAAGGGACCCAAAGTAGGCCAACTTTCAGGAAATCCTCTGGGAAAGAACCCTGGGGATGTCTGGATATTTCCAAATGTCAAAAACAACCATGTTGAGAAAACAATACACCCTTGCCAATATCCGGTGGAGCTAGTTGA from Salaquimonas pukyongi harbors:
- a CDS encoding DNA-methyltransferase yields the protein MNFIGKTNGHSVQVNVQQERGTQPQAILRCVDNANFMPFLDDESVQLIITSPPYNIGKSYETRTPLDKYLNEQRELIVECHRALAPSGSICWQVGNHVDNGEVFPLDILLYPIFVELGMKLRNRIVWHFEHGLHCSKRLSGRHETILWFTKTDAYTFNLDPIRVPSKYPNKKHFKGPKVGQLSGNPLGKNPGDVWIFPNVKNNHVEKTIHPCQYPVELVERLVLSLTNKGDTVFDPYAGVGSTIVGAIKHGRSGIGCELNPEFVEIGKSRIEDFRKGQLRTRPMNKPVYDPNLPNGGH